From a single Pyxicephalus adspersus chromosome 11, UCB_Pads_2.0, whole genome shotgun sequence genomic region:
- the PDPN gene encoding podoplanin isoform X2 yields the protein MVRIQSLLCLLTGLALCAAAVEVTVLPDTAETETANVTERSFTEAQTQIPEKDVNVTTHYDSSTEGFLIVETVTQSLENSTYTVLIEDPEGALDYGTLIGIVAGIVSMIGVSAMIVILIVRKMGRYSP from the exons ATGGTGCGAATACAGAGTCTCCTTTGTCTGCTCACCGGCCTTGCTCTGTGTGCTGCGGCTGTGGAAG taacGGTATTGCCAGACACAGCAGAGACAGAAACAGCCAATGTGACAGAGAGATCCTTTACAGAAGCACAGACGCAG attCCAGAGAAAGATGTTAACGTGACAACACATTATGACAGCAGCACAGAAGGATTCCTAATTGTGGAAACAGTGACACAGAGCCTTGAAAACTCCACATACACAGTGCTTATAGAAGATCCTGAAG GTGCTCTGGATTATGGGACATTGATTGGAATAGTAGCCGGCATTGTGTCTATGATTGGAGTCAGTGCCATGATCGTTATCCTAATTGTCCGGAAAATGGGCAGATATTC ACCCTGA
- the PDPN gene encoding podoplanin isoform X1 translates to MVRIQSLLCLLTGLALCAAAVEVTVLPDTAETETANVTERSFTEAQTQIPEKDVNVTTHYDSSTEGFLIVETVTQSLENSTYTVLIEDPEGALDYGTLIGIVAGIVSMIGVSAMIVILIVRKMGRYSRP, encoded by the exons ATGGTGCGAATACAGAGTCTCCTTTGTCTGCTCACCGGCCTTGCTCTGTGTGCTGCGGCTGTGGAAG taacGGTATTGCCAGACACAGCAGAGACAGAAACAGCCAATGTGACAGAGAGATCCTTTACAGAAGCACAGACGCAG attCCAGAGAAAGATGTTAACGTGACAACACATTATGACAGCAGCACAGAAGGATTCCTAATTGTGGAAACAGTGACACAGAGCCTTGAAAACTCCACATACACAGTGCTTATAGAAGATCCTGAAG GTGCTCTGGATTATGGGACATTGATTGGAATAGTAGCCGGCATTGTGTCTATGATTGGAGTCAGTGCCATGATCGTTATCCTAATTGTCCGGAAAATGGGCAGATATTC CAGACCCTGA